The segment TTGTTCTGGCATACATCATCATTTTCAACAGAAGATGACCGACAGAGGTTAGTATACAAGGCTGTTCCACTTTATCAGTGAAAAACCAAATTTCCACTCTGTAAACTGCCTTTAGAATaatttttcatcacaaaagcgatctttggaatttcCTGACGTAGTGccgaagaattcatgcatcaacttacgtcaagtgttcgacgtcatcacttcgcataccttatggccTTGGTATTTCGTTGTCCTTCATATTttctacttgtaaaatgacccacaaagctaaccgagactagttgaagCTGTATCAATGTGCCttgccagcaggttgttaattaccagtaatttttaatgagttggggcattctaaccaatcacaggatctgtttcattaaaacgtcaacttgattgaattacaattatgattcctgttgaaaaaaaaaggaatttcCTTTTAAAATGTGGTGGATATTGATAAGTATGTCAGTGGGAGGAGGCTGGAGGTTGTGCCAGTTTAAATATGTCAAATAATTTTAGGTTTGAAGTAAATTATGGTCACATAAGTTCTCtttaacattattttatgaagcTGAAACAGCTTTTTTTTCCCTTCCTCTAAAAGGTAAGATGGTTCAGGAAGGTGACAAAATGGAAgagcgctggttctgtgcgatgcttagttctcgagataggtgtgaccacatcaacacagtggcctagtggtaaggcgttcgcccagtgagcgggaggtcgtaggttcgaaccccagctgggtcatacctaagactttaaaattgaagtggctgctccgcatggcatctggcattatgggtttagtgctagcccggttggtccggtgtcagaataatgtgactggaagAGACaagaagcctgtgctgcgacttatgtcttgtgtgtggtgcaacgttaaatgtcaaagcagcaccaccctgatataacccttcgtggtcgactgggcgttaagcaaacaaacaaacattaacaACAATGTATATTTGCGTTATCAAAGATCTTTCCTATTCAAATCAGTGTCATTGCCCAGTTCTGTGTGCTATGGTTGTTTGACTTACTTGACAAGTTGAGATAAAgaattacattttatttttgagaaGCAAAGAAAGCGTAGAGAAGTATGTTTCtgtcctgcaagactttatgaccaatGACTTTTCCCTTGGAAAAatatgaagatgtctgcttttcgtctgctttaaaggttgggagattttacagcgcacacggcaaaatgcaagttgtgttggacaagaatgttgttattcttctttcttcgatgaaccttagatttgttcttggccatattttcgagctgtgcattATTATATTACGAGAAAAACAGGTTTAAACACATTCATTAAGGAACGATGATCATTTGCTCTGGAACTGCAATGCAGtttgctaaaacaaaaaaatctggcTCAGTATACGGGAACAGGCTagtagtgtcatattttttttaatgggtttggaagaactgctcctaatttacatagcactccggccctgtttttttttgtcacccccaaaaccgttatttgttttgggcagCATTAACAGGGGCAACGAAGGCGAGTTGTGtgcaagcatttgcttttcttgttttctgatcaAACTATAGCTGTTTACCATCTAGGTTTTAGCACTGAGAAACTATTGCTTAACTTTTCACATTAGCATGCTTTGTAGAGACAGGCCAAACCTTACTACATATTGACTGCTTTTCAGTGTTGCTGCCTTAGTTTCTGTCTCAAATCTTGACTAGATATTATTTTGATAACGTTTCATATGAtatgctttttgactcacatgcgaagcaaaagtgagtctatgtactaacccgagtcgtccgtccgtctgtccgtccgtccgtccggacgtccggacgtccggaaaactttaacgttggatatttcttggacactattcagtctatcagtaccaaatttggcaagatggtgtatgatgacaaggccccaaaaaacatacatagcatcttgaccttgcttcaaggtcaaggtcgcaggggccataaatgttgtctaaaaaacagctatttttcacatttttcacattttctctgaagtttttgagattcaatacctcacctatatatgatatatagggcaaagtaagccccatcttttgataccagtttggtttaccttgcttcaaggtcaaggtcacaggagctcttcaaagttggattgtatacatattttgaagtgaccttgaccctgaactatggaagataactgtttcaaacttaaaaattatgtggggcacatgttatgctttcatcatgagacacatttggtcacatatgatcaaggtcaaggtcactttgacccttatgaaatgtgaccaaaataaggtagtgaaccactaaaagtgaccatatctcatggtagaaagagccaataagcaccattgtacttcctatgtcttgaattaacagctttgtgttgcatgaccttgggtcaaggtcacatgtatttggaaaaatgtgtaaagcagttcttagtgtatgatgtcattgctaggtttagttatttgaccttgaccctgaaggtcaaggtcatgtaaaggtcaaggtcaagcatgtgagtcgtatgggctttgcccttcttgttttttatagGCTGCAACTATGACGCTGAAAGACTTAGAACAAATTCACCAAGGCATGGACAGCCACACTAAAGAACTTCGGCTGACACAGGGGGAAGAACGTGTGCTGACAACCCATGCCAGGGTTATGCTGCGCGGGAAAAGGTCACGCCCTCTGCCAGTGATCCTGACACCTGAAGTCCAGGAAGCCGTGCACAGCCTTGTTGACTTTCGTCAAGCAGGAATGGTTGCATCGAGTAACCCTTTTGTGTTTGCCTTAAACAGCAAGGTAATAATAGTGCATGGCATTCAATTAGAACCTTTTCTttctcattttgttttgttgggagggggagggggggtaaatAACATACAAATAGACAAATTAGTGCAATTTGCACTACATGACACCTGAAGAACATGGGAAAATATATATCAATAAGCAAGGGATAACATAGTAGGCTATAGAGCTTCATAGGTAAGCACGCTTTtcctattctttttaactttctgagcatttaatccaaacatgacgtgtgtatgtttttttgaataACAGAATGATAAAATATAAGATGAAATCATATTTGGATCGATAGCAgatttgtttaattttaattacatttttcagattttaagcctccaaaatttcaatcaatttgatcaaaagaaaaatcagggCGTGACAGAACCTGCATTAACTTTCACTAAAATGCGGATATTACATTATCAAAGACACTTattaaaaaagattttttttatctggGGATATTATCTGGCAGAACTTATATGgacagtttcatgaagatcagccCCACATTTTCCTCGGAAtgcatctacacacacacacctacacacacatagcTGCCAACTGCTATGCTTTTGGCGTAGCATGCTATGTTTTAAGAGCAATTTCTACTCGAATCTAACGATTGCTATGCTGAAACAAATAATGACAAGCATGCAACAGTGCCCTCATTTTGCGAGATACTGATTTCTGCCTTCCACTCTGTGTGGCTGTCACAAAATGGGTAATCGTCTATACTGAAAGGTATAACAAAATGGCTTGACCTTATTTTAAACGGGTTCCTTACTCCTCTGTAATTTAGTACCTTCTTTTGTAGGGTTCAAATGGCTACATCAGAGGATCGGATGCCCTTCGTGTAACAGTGGACGAAGTAGCCGAGAAAATACAACACCCGGAAAGGCTACGCAGCACCAACCTCCATAAAGAAATCGCAACAACAGCCCAAGTGTTGGGACTAAATGACCAGGACTTCGAGGTCTTGTGCCGATGGATGGGCCACACAGAGGCGGTCCACCTTCGGCACTACCGACAAAATTTCCAGGGTCATCAGGTGACGCGGATGGCTCCTCTTCTATTTGCAATGGAAGAGGGGTCAGTCCCTCAACAGAAGGGAACAGCCCTGAAGGACATGACCTTCAGCCGAAACATTGGTAGGTACTCCTTATAATAAAAACTTGACCAAAAGAGTTATTGCAACCGATTTcacacccaaattaaagcactAATTCATGTGTATAGAACAGCACAATGATTGGGATTTTGAATGTTGCTTTCTTTAAAAGTTATGAGGCTTTATCTTCTGAGCCgaaaaaaaatattggtcccTTTCATTTCGTGTTAAGCGATCTCGACTGTAATTAAATACAGTCTTATTCTCTTAGACATCGACATATATACAAATGATCTTCATTGCTTTTAAATGCTTGATTAGACGTAAGACAAACAAGTATGGCCGGGAGGGAGGTTGTTTACATGATGGGAGCAACAGTTTGTTTACAAAACATCTCAAAAGTTTGATATTCACGGATTTGAAACCTGTCAGTTTGTCTTTTGTGTCAAATTCACAGTCTTCGGTCTTACTGTGTTTgacttttattattattttttttcttaagAGTCGCAATACCTGAATGAGCGAGCTATTGCgatggaggaggaggtgggagGTTCAGTGTTTACATTTTCAACCGCACTGTGTTTATGAGGCTCAGGATTTTTTTTCGCAGTCCTTTTTCGTTTTGCAAAGTTTGGCTTGAAACCATAGCACACATCAGCCAATCAAAAAAAGGTCACCTATGTTTGGGTCATACCCCAAAACACTCATAGTGAAAAATGTTTTGCCAATTCCCATGGGGATTCCTTACCTTAAAagaatctctttttttttttacaaaatatgGTGGGTGTTGATTTTATCAGGCTAGTCACTGAGTGAGGTTtgtggaatcctccttttaagacctacaaaaccctgagaacatcaggtcttaaaatggggtaaaCTTACAGCTCTAGGTTATTGACAGAATATAATAGAAAACATGGATTTGAAAATGTCTGATCGGGGGTTGGAGGTCttagggagggagtcttctatgggGTAAGGTTGGGTTAGGGATGGGCGGGGGTTACAAAGGCCAGTCGTGTGTGCGCATTTACTTTTTGTTTAACTGTCATTTTCCACCATGTTTGTGTTATTCTGTTATTCATTATAAATATTCATATTTCAGGTGACTctgaaagaaacaaagacaacgaAGAAGGGGAAATCAGACAAGAGGAAGGTGGGTATTTATCTGAATCAGATAAAACAACGTGACTTCAATAATGTTTTAGATGACTAAACCTGCATTGCACAAAAATAGATTGATATCAAAGA is part of the Littorina saxatilis isolate snail1 linkage group LG15, US_GU_Lsax_2.0, whole genome shotgun sequence genome and harbors:
- the LOC138949262 gene encoding uncharacterized protein, encoding MTLKDLEQIHQGMDSHTKELRLTQGEERVLTTHARVMLRGKRSRPLPVILTPEVQEAVHSLVDFRQAGMVASSNPFVFALNSKGSNGYIRGSDALRVTVDEVAEKIQHPERLRSTNLHKEIATTAQVLGLNDQDFEVLCRWMGHTEAVHLRHYRQNFQGHQVTRMAPLLFAMEEGSVPQQKGTALKDMTFSRNIGDSERNKDNEEGEIRQEEVDDADPVPAVAGKSNERNYSKFLREEEKAVTKLFQASILGGKLPGKKQI